The DNA sequence GGCTTCGCTCGGTCAGTGAGCCCTTTTCTAGCCCTTTCCGCTGGCTCACAAAGGGCTCTGTGGGTGAGCGAGCTGGGCTGGGGAAGCGGCGGGATACGCAGAAGAAGGCCATCCCTGACACacacgccccgccccccccccccccaatcaagACCTGCTCCACTACCATTGaggtcttttttccctccttctccgcCCACTCCCGGCCCTGGGACAGACTGGTGGGCTAAGAGGGACCTGTTCCCTCCTGTGCCGAGGCCAGGGGCAAATCTCGGtgctcccttcccccaggccAGTATGGACCACGGAAATGGAAGTGGCAGGGTAAGGGCCTGCGAAGCCCCTGAAGGTGAGGATTGATGCTTCCCTCCGAAGCACCGAAGCACCGGGAGGGAGGCCAAGGGCACCTGGGAGAGGCCTCGAGGCCCACTGGGACTACCCCGCGGCAGCCTCTTTGAACGCCAACAAGTGACCGCGTTCTGGGTCACACAGCCCAAAAGAACCCTGGGCTTGATTCtgcacccttccccccacccctcaccccgtGTCGGGCAGATCGCGACCTGAGGGGGACAGGGTCTGTGCCGCGCAGACCCCGCAGCTGGCTTGCATCAGCTCTCAGGAGACGCACCACAGCTGCCTCTGCCACCACCGCTGACAGACAAAAAGAAGGTTCTGCTGGGCCCCGGGGAAGGTTGCCACTGCATTccagatcctggcctgagctccCTCTACTGCTCCTTGGCCTCTAACCATGCCTTGTCAAAAGCCGAATCCTGAGGCTTGGTCCCTAGGTCAACCTTATTTACTGACTGGGCCTTCTTGATGCCAAGCTTCAACTTAGACTACTCCCCAATTTAAACTACTCTCCAAATCCTGCAGCCACTTAGGACCTAAAAAGTCCCCAGAAACATTTTTAGCTCCTTTCCCCAAGTCCAAACCTCTCCCTGGTGAGTCACTCCTTGAAAATGCCCTttcagggggcccctgggtggctcagttggttaagcctctgacttgattttggctcaggtcatgatctcatagttggtgctCCTACTTGGAGCTCCTcgctttcagctcagagcctgcttgagattctctctatctctctctgcccttcctcctgttTTGCAAGtacaccctctctcaaaataaataaacataaaaaaaatgggggggggagtgcctgggtggctcagtcaattaagtgtccgacattggctcagggcatgatctcacggttcgtgggtttgagccccgtgttgggctttgtgctgacagctcagagcctggagcctgtcttcagattctgtatctccctctctctctgaccctcccctgctcacgctgtctctctctgtctctcaaaaaaataagtaaacaaaaaaattaaaaaaaaaaggtgtttaaaaaaaagaaaatgcccttTTCATGGACAAACTCCTTGAGAACAGCCTCAGTGTGGCATGCTTGAGCAAGCATGGAGTCCCTAGAAGAGAttggaatgggggggggggctgagatAGATATAATTAATCCCAAAACTCTAGATATATGTTGGTGTAGAGGTAGGTGCAAAGGAGTGGAAAAAGCCCTGGTCCTGGCAGAGAGAGggtttcctggaggaagtgacactTGGACCTTGAAAAGACAGCTAAGTATGGGCATAGGGAGACAAGCATTCCAGGCATGAGGCTCAAAACATGGGAGGCTTGGGGAATCCTGGAGACTGTCAGGGTGGTGGTTCTGCAATGTCTTCACCCTGGTGCTTGTTGTCAGCCGCTCACACCTGCAGGCTCTTGCTTTCTGAAGCCTCCCCATATTGTGCTTTTCTCCTGGTCTACAAGCTTCATCTGTGTGGAGGGACGCCTTGCACTGGCTGCTACGCTCAGTCCCTTTAACCCCCATCCCAGTCTCAGGCTCCCTCAGCCAGTTCAGACCTCCTTCCCTGTATGCTGCCTCCTTCTGCCACCCCATCTGGAACCCTGGAAGCTCTGTGCCTTCAGCCCTCACCAGCTAGGCACAATGACCTCTTTGAATTTATAGGAGTCAGACTTAGGCCAGTGTAAGATTAGGCTTTAAACTTGAGTTCTGGGCACATTTGTGCTGCCTGCTCCATCCCACTTTTCCCAGACTCAGCCACAGCCTGTTAGCTTCCTTCAGGAACTCGCTTCTCCTCCATCTGTTATAGTCCCAGTCAGGCAAGTTTCTGACTACCCTACTGAGAGGCCATAGAAAAGAAAGACTGAATTTATTTCCAGAGCCCAAGGCTCATGGCTGGGCTCATATAAGAAGGAATGTTTGCTGAATTAATCAAGGAAGTTAACAGCCTTGCTACTTCCCTTTTGTTACCTGCAGGTGCCTCTGCTCTCCTGGACTCTAGTTCCCTCTCCTCATCCTTGCTTCACCTAGTCCAGGTACCTGAAGGACAACCATGTCTCCAACTCAACATCCTTGTTCTCCCTGTGTCCCactcctcaattttttttaaattccttctatagtgcaattcttttctttaaaatagcatTCTTCTTCAGTCCTTCAGTGGCCACTGTCCAACCCAAACCCTACTCTCACCACTCTCGAATCAGAACACCTCCACTCAAGCCTATAGCATATGGCGCAACATTCAAGTAGAGTGAGAGCTcccctccagaaagccttccccttcccctctcgctctctctctctcaccccccccacacacaaaagagCTGGTATGGGTAACCTGGTTCTACTTAACTCACCTTCTGAGTTTTACATGTATAGGGTTCTCTACCCTTCTCCTTTTGGCAATTCACTGAGGGGCCACGGGCATAGAGAGACCCTCTTTCATGATGAAAGTCAGAGGATTTCTAAGGGAAGCAGGACACAGAACAAAGCATGAAtatgtggaaggaagaaaagagatgcttttttaaagtttttatttcaaaaaataaagccGCAGTTAATTTCACATAAATatctggggagggaaagggacagGGATGTGGTGGGGGCTTGGCCcctaccttcttttctctttcacactGTATTGTAAAAGCAAAGGGGATGGCTAAGGAGAGAACAAAGCAGAAGCAGCAGTCAGTGGGCACAGTCTTACCCAAAAGGACCCCTCAGCACCTCCCCGCCTTGAGGAGTGCCTTGGCCCTGGCTCACCTTGCCGAACCAGCGGGAGAGCCATATCTGCTTCATGGTCATGTGATCTGGGAGAACTTCATTGTCAAAAAGGAGCTGTACCTAGGAGGGAGATAGGGGCAGTTTTAAGAACTCCTCTCTCATGCACGTCAAGAACTACCTCGGTCCACTACAAACTCTCAACTCCCTTTCCCCAAAAAACTGACTGTGGGAATACTCACGTGCTGGGGATTTAGCATTAAGCGGTGACATAAGACCCTCCGGAGATGACGAACTTCAGCTCTAACAGAACATCGAACATATTTGTTCTGGGGATAGAGAGGGAAGGCAAGAGGACAAGGTGTGTGAGGGAGGCTATGGAGAGGTAAGTCTCCTCAGAAgcccttccctcagcccctctcacCTGCAGGATGCTTTTATTCTTGTCCTTGCCAGAACTAGGGGGGAAACAGACACAGGTTAGGAGCCCTATCTTTCTGCCGTCCCTTACCCAGAGCTATGGTATACTCTCTTCAAGGGAACAGACACTCCCTTCACTTCTCACCCTCTCACCAAGCCCCTCCCGGGTTTTGGATCACTGACATTGTCACATCAAGACAATTCATGACCTGACCGTACCTCAGCCGCTCCAGGCATAGACTCAGCTGCTCATCATATCGATAGTAGTGGGCTTTAGAGTGGTCAAAGCTGCTGAAAGGGAGGCCGAGGTTGCTCAGGGCTGGCTCTAAGAAAGAGTAGGGAGGAGAGTGGCACAGATTCCATACTCCTTTTTCCCCCAGAAAGCAAAACTGGGCAGGAGGAATGCTCTGGGGGCTTTACCTTACCCTCCTGCTGCCAAGGGACATACCTTCCCCACTGGGCTGGGTGACTCGGTCCAAGCCCCGAGACTGGTAGAATTCTCGAATCCGTTTCTCTTCACCTAGAAGGGAGGGTGGGTGTGCAAAGTAAATATTAGCCCTCCCTCATACTTTGCCTCTCTCTGGATGTCAATCTCTTTACCTACATGGTTCCCACCAAAGCCTTTGTCATCTCAAGCTGCCACCCACCATCAGTCCTCTAGAGACCCCTCAGAGTGAGGTTGGTCACTCACTGTCTTGTAAGCCAGGCACTAGCTTGTACACGATGTCCTGCATGACCCGGTCCAGTTTGAGGTTGAGCAGTGGCTGTGTCTCGTGGATCTTGATGTTGCACATGGGGCAGTACTTACTGGTTTGGAGATATTTCACAATACAACTCTTGCAGACTGCAGGAAGAAAAAAGCAGACTCTCAGGCTCTCTGGGAATGGGCTGGgtggtgtgtctgggtggctggggCAGGCAGACAACAGCCTGGCAACCAGGGTGGTGGAGACCAGGGCCTGAAGACCCAGCCAGAGTCCAGGGCACTCACAAGTATGAAGACACTCTGTGATGGTGGTAGCATCCACGAAGTAGCCGGCGCACAGACAGCAGACGATGTGCTCATTCAAGTCTTTGATCTTTACTCGGACCTCCTCCTGCGGACACACCGTCAGTCTACGACCATCCCCTCCGCCTCCAAATCATACACCTTCCCAGCTGCGAAGATGCCTCTTTGATCACACCCGACCGCCAAGCCTCGCACCCTGCACGATCCGCAGGGGATTCGTTCCCGGGAGCTGACACTCCCCCTCCGCCCAGCAGGGGGCTCCGCGCACAGCAGGGGCTCCCTTCCCGTGGACTCGCCCGACCTTCCTTTCCCAGGGGAGACTATGCGATGAGGGCGGCACAATGCGCAAGCGTCCTAGCTCGGAGTTTGGCAACCCGATCGCAATCGCGCAGACGCATTTGGCACCCTGTCTCTGCGCAGGCGCAGTGGGCGCCGGGCCAGCCACCGCCCGTCCCCTAGCCGACCCCAGTTCACACCGCTAGCCGACCACAGCAGTAACCCCGCCGCCCCTGCACCTCGTTCCGTAGCGGGTCCATCTTGTACACTGACTGGAGCTGGTTCCGAAGCCTCATCGCGATCGCAATCTGGCCCCCCTGAGGAGACGCCATCTTAAAGGCTGATCCCGGCCTGCCACTTCCGGTGCCGCCTGCGGGGCGGGACTTGTCGCCCAGCAACGAGGGCTTAGATCTTTTCGGATTCGCTGGCCCTCTATAAGGCCCCGCCCATGTCCCTTTCTCCCCGTGTGCTCACCTGAGCCCcactggcccctccccctcctcaatcCGTAATTAGGGAGTGgggggggcgtggggagggggtCCTATCTCATTGACCTCTAGTAGTAATCATCATAATAGACCCTACCCGACCGCGGGACTAACTTTTGGAGCCTGAAAAGACTGCCCCCGTCTACCCCAAAGGGCCAAGCGGTCTCTGGCAGCCGCCGCTTAGGGTCGTCGACCTCTTGTGACCACGAGCTGGCTAAAGAAGCCCCTCCCGGGTCCTCTCCACGTAAAGTTGCCCTCGTCCGCTGATGCGTCCACGTTACGGAGCTTCATATGGATGGCAGGCCTTCTCCCGGCTCCACGGCGGGAGTTTCTCGGGGCTTTGCGGAGTCTCGGAGAgggtggtgaggagggagggCCCCCCAGAGACTTGGTAGTGATCTTATTCCGCGCCCCCCCATCCTCCCCTGCCGCCGGGGCTTGTGGTGGCggcacgggggcgggggggggggcgggcagaccCTGGTTAATGATGATGATTCAATCATCGGCGCCTGCGGAGGCCTGGGACAGACTAATGCAGAGCAGATGccgaaggaggaggggaggaggactaGGACACTACCGCACTTAGACTCGCTGAAACAGCGAGCGCCTGCAGTAGCATAGGCCCAGCCCCGTACTTGGAGAGAACGCAGGAGCTCTAGACCGTGTACACTGCCATCCTTAGGTACTTCCAGTCCCAGGTCAGGGATTAAAAGCCAAAGATAAGTTTACTGTGAAGTATTAGCATCAAGTGCAGTGGGAGACTCAAGGGAGAGACCCCAATGGAGACCACCAAAGGCATTCTGGAAGAAGTGGGGCTTTGGGTGGTCACAGTTCAGGGAATGGGGATGGAGTGCGCGAATAAGAAGTGTggtggaaatagaaaagaaaggcctctgacttcggctgaggtcagatctcacgttctgggttcaagccctatgtcaggctctgtgctgacagctagctcagctggagcctgtttctggttctgtgtctccttctctctctgcccctccccctctcatgctctgcttctctctgtatcaaaaataaataaaacattaaaaaaagaaaagaaaggcagagtcaAGGGGATCGACCAAAGAGAGGGATAGGAAGATGCAGAGGTGTGGATGTAAAAGTAGTGTTAGAAACAGGGCCTAATGGAGCTGGGACTCTAGCTTGAGGACAATAGGGAGTGAGCAGACCTTTTTTGAAAGGAGGGAGTTACTCTATGAAAGAAACGTTTTGCTCATTTATCTTCTAGTAAATTGGAGTGGATAAGCAGCAAGAAGTGATGAGATTAGGGACTTTTTAATCAACCCCTTCTCACTACATCCGCTGCTTACCTCCCTGGCCCAAGATATCATCTGTCTTCTGGATGATTGATTGCAGTGGATTCTTGCCTGCTTTCCTTGCTTCCACATTTccataagaataaaaaaggatataAGTTTTTGAGTTGctgaatatatttattatctgtgACTGtttcatgtatgtatacatacacttTTGTACACTTTATTGTATGTTAGTTTTACCCTAAAagcctgttaaaaataaaaattaaaaaatcagatgtCTTTTCCTTAACATTCCAGTAGCTTCTTTTTTCAGAATAAGAGCCCAAATCCTTACAATGCTTCAAGACTTTGCATGGTCTCTCAAATCAGTCTCTCCAGCCATGTTGGACCCCTCACTGTTGCACAGACAACACCAAAATATACTTGCATTATCCCCAACTTGAAATGCTTAGATGTTCAAatggcttttttcttcttccaggtcTTTACTCTGTGAGGCCTTCTCTAATCACTTTAGATAAATCCCAACCCCCACCCTTTCACTTCTccccttttttgcttttttttcttcttagcatttattattattcaatatatattgtCTTTTGTTTACCTGCCTCCCCCATTATAACATGAGCTTCGTAagggcaggaattttttttttttctgttatgtcTGCATAACAGAAACTGTGTCTCCAGTGCCTGGTGCATGGTAGGTGTTCAATCAAAACTTTctggatgaacaaatgaatgaatgtcgTTGGTGGTGATGATGGCCCAGATTAGGGTTTTATcagtggaaatgaaaaggaagggcTGTAtctgaaacatttcaaaagaaagcaTTATAGAGGAGGGAGTGGACCGGGAACTTGGATGGGGAGCATGTCCCCAGGCCTGGTGGATTTTAAggtggatgcagcaaaggcaagcAGAGCTGGCCAGAAGATCAGGACAAAGAGGCTGGAACACAAGTGTCAGAGCCAAGAAGGTCTCAGTTTTCTGGGTGGATATAATAGATGGGATGGATGAAATCTGAGCAGATATACAGAGGGGGAAAGCTGAAGTCTGAGATCTGAGAATGCTCAGTCTTCAGTGGAAAAACCAAAGTGGAGAAAAGACATAAGCATTGACTATGAAAGTCTAAAGAAGACAATATTACATAAACCAACAGCGACATTTCATGAAATAGTTGGTGATCCAGAAAGTAAAACATGCCAGAGAAGTTCTCAATATGGAAACTGAAACTTTTCGAAAAAGAGTGTAATGAAACCAGGTTATAGTgagtta is a window from the Suricata suricatta isolate VVHF042 chromosome 4, meerkat_22Aug2017_6uvM2_HiC, whole genome shotgun sequence genome containing:
- the PCGF1 gene encoding polycomb group RING finger protein 1 codes for the protein MASPQGGQIAIAMRLRNQLQSVYKMDPLRNEEEVRVKIKDLNEHIVCCLCAGYFVDATTITECLHTFCKSCIVKYLQTSKYCPMCNIKIHETQPLLNLKLDRVMQDIVYKLVPGLQDSEEKRIREFYQSRGLDRVTQPSGEEPALSNLGLPFSSFDHSKAHYYRYDEQLSLCLERLSSGKDKNKSILQNKYVRCSVRAEVRHLRRVLCHRLMLNPQHVQLLFDNEVLPDHMTMKQIWLSRWFGKPSPLLLQYSVKEKRR